Proteins found in one Paenibacillus dendritiformis genomic segment:
- a CDS encoding DMT family transporter: MNSFPKLKLTLSMAIFGSVGFFSQQTGLPALELVFVRCICATLFLSLCWVLTGQAKRERYIGREVIQVLACGVFLVLNWVFLFRSFETMSVTISISIYHLAPVFVLILGSFLFREKMTLLAALSILVCFVGTLFVIGLDQGLSWREVWSTGAGWALLAALFYAGTTLLGKGINVMSAYLMTVLQTLLGVFLLLPFVDFGAFHSLTPYNWAYIAATGLIHTGFVYYLFFDSLRNLSARIISALIFVDPAVAILLDTVFTGFRPTLLQLAGIVLIFAGMAGSLWKPESRQEYLTS; the protein is encoded by the coding sequence ATGAATTCATTCCCCAAATTGAAGTTGACGCTGTCGATGGCTATCTTCGGCTCCGTCGGCTTTTTCTCGCAGCAGACGGGCTTGCCCGCGCTTGAATTGGTGTTCGTCCGCTGCATCTGCGCGACCTTGTTCCTCAGCCTGTGCTGGGTGCTGACCGGCCAGGCCAAGCGGGAGCGATACATCGGAAGAGAAGTGATTCAGGTTCTGGCGTGCGGCGTGTTCCTCGTCCTGAATTGGGTCTTTCTGTTCCGATCCTTCGAGACGATGTCGGTCACCATCTCGATTTCAATCTATCATCTCGCGCCTGTCTTTGTCCTCATCTTGGGGAGCTTCCTGTTCCGTGAGAAAATGACGCTGCTGGCGGCGCTCTCCATCCTCGTCTGCTTCGTCGGCACGCTGTTCGTCATCGGCCTCGATCAGGGCTTGTCGTGGCGGGAGGTATGGTCTACAGGCGCCGGCTGGGCACTGCTGGCCGCGCTGTTCTATGCCGGGACGACGCTGCTGGGCAAAGGCATCAACGTTATGAGCGCCTACCTGATGACGGTGCTGCAGACGCTGTTAGGCGTCTTTCTGCTGCTGCCCTTTGTGGACTTCGGCGCGTTCCACAGCCTGACGCCATATAATTGGGCGTATATTGCGGCGACCGGGCTGATCCATACCGGTTTTGTCTATTATTTGTTTTTTGACAGCCTTCGCAATTTGTCGGCCCGGATCATATCCGCACTCATCTTTGTCGATCCGGCGGTCGCCATTCTGCTTGATACGGTCTTTACCGGATTTCGTCCGACACTGCTGCAGCTTGCCGGCATCGTGCTTATTTTTGCCGGGATGGCCGGTTCGCTGTGGAAGCCGGAATCCAGACAAGAATACCTTACAAGCTGA
- a CDS encoding GNAT family N-acetyltransferase, with protein MAAANIAARSLVIQRAASEHIALLQELYVEAARWRAARGIRLWDEHAFTDAYMKRFMQEREVFIALAGGDGIGCFAIQWSDTAIWRELDNEESSYLHRLVVSRKYSGMRLGYRLLERAEEYVKSEGKRFFRLDCMAENKGLNQYYTKAGFAFVRTATGEGWSANLYEKKARINTQHYFNLGAS; from the coding sequence ATGGCCGCCGCGAATATCGCCGCCCGTTCCCTTGTGATTCAACGGGCCGCTTCGGAGCATATTGCCCTGCTGCAAGAGCTGTATGTGGAAGCTGCCCGCTGGAGAGCCGCGCGCGGCATTAGGCTCTGGGATGAGCACGCTTTTACCGACGCGTATATGAAGCGCTTCATGCAGGAGAGGGAAGTGTTCATCGCCTTGGCAGGCGGGGACGGAATCGGATGCTTTGCCATTCAATGGAGCGACACTGCGATATGGCGAGAGCTTGACAATGAGGAATCGAGTTACCTGCATCGGCTCGTCGTCAGCAGAAAATACAGCGGGATGAGGCTAGGATACAGGCTGCTGGAACGGGCCGAGGAATATGTGAAAAGCGAAGGGAAACGGTTCTTCCGGCTGGATTGCATGGCCGAAAATAAAGGCCTGAACCAGTATTATACGAAGGCTGGTTTTGCTTTTGTGCGGACAGCAACCGGAGAAGGCTGGAGCGCCAATTTGTATGAAAAGAAAGCTAGGATAAACACCCAGCATTATTTTAACCTTGGGGCATCATAG
- a CDS encoding HAD family hydrolase produces the protein MFFITENNGVDWEGGGNVAIKAIALDFDGLIVDTETASYDSFCELVRSFDLDMPLEVWKEWVGGIQTWQLACDYLDEQLGKPVDREGLHRRHREMYTELIAELDVMPGVKQLLEDARRIGLRVALASSASAAWAVEHIKRCGLIDYFDVLQTRDDAAKVKPDPEIYRKAVEKLGVKPEETIAFEDSLVGTLAAKAAGLSCVAVPNRVTRLFSFDHVDLQLASLADMSLEEIIRTLEQSRASAQG, from the coding sequence ATGTTCTTTATAACGGAAAATAACGGAGTGGATTGGGAAGGAGGCGGGAATGTGGCGATCAAGGCGATTGCGTTGGATTTTGACGGACTCATTGTAGATACGGAGACAGCCAGCTACGATTCCTTCTGCGAGCTCGTTCGGAGCTTCGATCTGGACATGCCGCTGGAGGTATGGAAGGAGTGGGTCGGCGGCATTCAGACATGGCAGCTGGCCTGCGATTACTTGGATGAGCAGCTCGGCAAGCCTGTCGATCGGGAGGGGCTGCACCGCCGTCACCGGGAAATGTACACCGAATTAATCGCGGAATTGGATGTGATGCCGGGCGTGAAGCAGCTGCTGGAGGATGCGCGCCGCATCGGCCTGCGCGTGGCCCTCGCTTCCAGCGCCTCGGCCGCCTGGGCCGTAGAGCATATTAAGCGCTGCGGGCTTATTGATTATTTCGATGTGCTGCAGACGCGGGACGATGCCGCCAAGGTGAAGCCGGATCCGGAGATATACCGGAAGGCGGTGGAGAAGCTCGGCGTGAAGCCGGAGGAGACGATCGCGTTCGAGGATTCCCTTGTCGGGACGCTGGCGGCGAAGGCAGCCGGCCTGTCTTGCGTCGCCGTGCCGAACCGGGTGACCCGCCTTTTCTCGTTCGATCATGTCGATCTGCAATTGGCCTCATTGGCCGATATGAGTCTGGAGGAGATCATCCGCACGTTGGAGCAGTCACGGGCTTCGGCCCAGGGATGA
- a CDS encoding MmcQ/YjbR family DNA-binding protein, with the protein MEPREGMTSPEGLEMLERVRRICSALPEVEEIIDGFGHNTFKVKGKSFVIMGENGKVPGLSFKSDRETQDILLQQGGFMKTPYIGHHGWVSIKTDETLDWDELGDLIEEAYLRAAPKRLVKQVKPQT; encoded by the coding sequence ATGGAACCAAGAGAAGGCATGACATCGCCGGAAGGGCTGGAAATGCTGGAGCGGGTGCGCCGCATCTGCAGCGCGCTGCCGGAAGTGGAAGAGATCATTGACGGATTCGGCCACAACACCTTCAAGGTGAAGGGCAAATCATTCGTCATTATGGGGGAAAACGGCAAAGTGCCCGGCCTGTCGTTCAAGTCGGACCGGGAGACGCAGGATATTTTGCTCCAGCAGGGCGGCTTTATGAAAACGCCTTATATCGGCCATCACGGCTGGGTATCGATCAAGACGGATGAGACTTTGGATTGGGATGAACTGGGCGATCTGATCGAGGAGGCTTATTTGCGCGCGGCCCCGAAGCGTCTCGTGAAGCAGGTGAAGCCGCAGACTTGA